The Cohnella abietis genome has a segment encoding these proteins:
- a CDS encoding DUF4825 domain-containing protein, translating to MKKSHKKNRMIIVASVVLVLVVGCGVLLANGGFTIFGDKTATENTYTKTYAGYNLDKMAMNRTSYVGNASKVSHLVMQLPEPDSYYKQQYIHLQTEQKPYGLTVFYEPTATEASNSLSRPDHQQNLELANINYKNALVLFAMIDNVDEISFAFRNTSSTGQLDQSAYDIQLQYLRSDIAKQLDITMLSKNVEQLGKLLENWKPVAVGSESAGSHPEPAIEVAETSPDPDQLNEQIVNHANEISPDGKFLIEAFGENSNVSSGGNNPAEGIRLLDVASQKVLWSMTPGYYLQSFLWSPDSRYVTVSYMARAWGGTLVVDTQDQSEITLPSLQELRENWNGETTENGMRSDPYFKAVEWLDSNQLSVSFEWTGANDLYYSGKYLYDVTLRKLLNIEKNEIK from the coding sequence ATGAAGAAATCACACAAAAAAAATAGAATGATTATAGTGGCTTCCGTTGTGCTTGTTCTTGTTGTTGGTTGTGGAGTGTTGCTTGCAAACGGCGGATTTACTATATTTGGCGATAAGACAGCTACTGAGAACACATATACTAAAACATACGCCGGTTATAATCTAGATAAAATGGCAATGAACAGAACCTCTTATGTAGGCAATGCTTCTAAAGTGTCACACCTTGTTATGCAATTACCTGAGCCAGATAGCTATTATAAACAGCAATATATCCATCTACAAACCGAACAGAAGCCTTATGGCCTAACAGTGTTCTATGAGCCTACAGCAACCGAAGCTAGTAATAGCCTGTCTCGACCAGATCATCAGCAGAATTTAGAGCTAGCAAATATTAACTATAAAAACGCACTTGTACTATTCGCGATGATCGATAATGTGGATGAGATTTCATTTGCTTTTCGAAATACGTCTTCGACAGGTCAACTGGATCAGTCTGCATATGATATTCAACTTCAGTATCTTCGATCCGATATCGCTAAACAATTGGATATAACTATGCTCAGTAAAAATGTTGAACAGCTTGGTAAACTACTTGAGAATTGGAAACCAGTAGCTGTAGGGAGTGAGTCGGCAGGTAGCCATCCCGAGCCAGCCATAGAGGTAGCAGAAACATCTCCTGATCCGGATCAACTAAATGAGCAGATCGTGAACCATGCTAATGAAATATCACCAGATGGCAAATTCCTTATTGAAGCTTTCGGAGAAAACAGCAATGTTTCTTCTGGGGGGAATAATCCAGCGGAAGGTATACGGCTTCTGGATGTAGCTTCGCAAAAAGTACTATGGTCGATGACGCCAGGCTACTATCTTCAGTCCTTCTTGTGGTCCCCAGACAGCCGATATGTGACCGTTTCATATATGGCACGAGCTTGGGGCGGAACACTGGTGGTGGATACTCAAGATCAATCCGAAATTACTCTGCCGAGCTTACAAGAATTACGTGAAAATTGGAACGGGGAGACGACTGAAAATGGAATGCGTTCTGATCCGTATTTTAAAGCGGTGGAATGGTTGGATAGCAATCAATTAAGTGTATCTTTTGAGTGGACGGGTGCTAATGACCTGTATTACAGTGGAAAATATCTATATGACGTCACGTTACGTAAACTACTTAATATCGAGAAGAATGAAATTAAGTAG
- a CDS encoding S-layer homology domain-containing protein, protein MNRSFLRAIYGLLIIALLMSTISINFSTKAYASVSSDGIHEVYTSGEFRLPASVEFNSPGAVAIDSKGNVYVADTSNHRILKLDSKGTYLTQWGGLGSSKGKFNYAQGIAVDKSDNVYVTDMLNNRIQKFDSRGTYLAQIGTAGTGKGQFSRPAGITLDSKGNLYVVDSGNHRVQKLDTDGSWTVWGKETNSVPASGNGNGEFYFPTGIIVDEINESVYVADTSNHRIQKLSSNSWTVIGSKGTTDGKFDSPSGVALDSEGNLYVVEKKNHRIQKLDTLGNWTVFAGKTSEKEAPIKGGELGQFSDPGGIAVDSKDNVYVADTFNHRIQRLDSKDSSWISWGKYGAATINSESSTVVSDGNVYVADKSKNQILKFDTSGNVLDQWGSKGNAVGQFSSPEGIAVDSSSNIYVADTGNKRIQKRNPEGTWVVWGNMGSGNGTLSKPSGIALDSKGDVYVTDKSNNQVVKFDSNGTYVTKWGSMGKGIGQFTNPIGIAVDRNGNVYVVDSGNHRIQKFDSNGGSGTAWGKTTSKGLPEAGTSNGQFYNPTGIATDHANNIYVADYDNNRIQVLDSSGTYLTQWGSGDDGDVRFFVPNAITVDNSGELYVIDASGKTVRKFIFNNNTMVSELTISDGMLNPSFTSSYTGPYEASVAASVYELKVTPTLLDPMATVNVTVESGKSVSSSVYNNVASYNVPLDTGSNLISVTVTASDRVTKKSYTIDVTRISNNALLSDLAIEEGKGLLSPAFLPTEPNYSVDVSNTIENLHFSFSKADSKGTVTVTGAVYRSVTDTVYAYEATDLNIGPNQIQIVVTAQDGTVNPYNLTVNRAPAPSSNADLSDLILSSGVLSPEFASGTIAYTSSVANAVQSIAITANVSDSNAKMTVNGNAVISGQPYGDIGLNVGSNLITIVVTAQDNTTKTYLVTVDRASYPGTGSGSIPNEKVISTNGQLTLPTGTPGEVSLGDAIKLSIPSSVVDKELKLTIEKVLDSQKLLTNKEVLASPVYEILKNSSENFSKPVTLTLSFDPSSLKSNQSVGIFYYEEGKKEWKGVAGGEIIGNFITANVSHVGKFVVLVVDQATGIPILDKTTEPTTEPTTAPTIEPTIEVKLSDISGHWAEAAIKQAVISGFVKGYPDGTFKPSKTVTRAEFTVMLMNALKLQGAGPELIFTDTAKIGAWAQKAVAQAVQAGIIKGYNDGSFRPDAQITRAEMALIVAKALGQSIKAIASTSFADDKDIPVWAKDSVAVVKEAGIVQGKGNNEFAPQEHATRAEAITILLNMLAQMSK, encoded by the coding sequence ATGAATAGAAGTTTTTTAAGAGCGATATATGGTTTGTTAATTATTGCTTTGTTGATGAGTACCATTTCCATTAACTTCTCAACAAAAGCCTATGCATCAGTTTCATCCGATGGTATTCATGAAGTTTATACAAGTGGTGAATTTAGATTACCTGCTTCTGTAGAGTTTAATTCCCCTGGAGCAGTTGCGATAGACTCTAAAGGAAATGTATATGTGGCGGATACATCAAATCATCGTATCCTAAAGCTTGATTCTAAAGGTACCTATCTCACCCAGTGGGGAGGGTTGGGGAGCAGTAAGGGGAAATTCAATTATGCTCAAGGAATCGCAGTAGACAAAAGCGATAACGTATATGTAACAGATATGCTAAATAATCGTATTCAGAAGTTTGATTCCAGAGGGACTTACCTCGCACAAATTGGTACAGCGGGCACCGGAAAGGGCCAGTTCAGCAGACCAGCAGGAATTACGTTAGACAGCAAGGGTAACCTATATGTAGTGGATAGTGGCAACCATCGAGTTCAAAAGCTAGATACTGACGGCTCTTGGACAGTATGGGGAAAAGAAACAAATAGTGTTCCTGCCAGTGGAAATGGTAACGGGGAGTTTTATTTTCCAACAGGAATTATTGTAGATGAGATCAACGAAAGCGTGTATGTCGCGGATACTTCTAATCACCGTATTCAGAAGCTTTCTTCTAATTCTTGGACAGTGATCGGGAGTAAGGGTACCACAGATGGGAAGTTCGATTCTCCCTCAGGAGTTGCATTAGATAGCGAAGGCAACTTGTACGTGGTTGAAAAGAAAAACCATCGAATTCAGAAGCTTGATACTCTAGGTAATTGGACAGTATTTGCGGGGAAAACGAGTGAAAAAGAAGCTCCTATTAAGGGGGGCGAGCTAGGACAGTTCTCAGACCCTGGGGGAATTGCCGTTGATAGCAAAGATAATGTGTATGTGGCAGATACCTTCAATCACCGAATTCAGAGGCTTGATTCAAAGGATAGTTCTTGGATTTCATGGGGGAAATATGGAGCTGCTACAATAAATTCAGAGTCAAGTACAGTAGTTAGCGATGGTAACGTGTATGTGGCAGATAAATCTAAAAATCAAATTTTAAAATTTGACACAAGCGGTAATGTTCTCGATCAATGGGGAAGTAAGGGCAACGCTGTTGGACAGTTCTCAAGTCCTGAAGGAATTGCAGTGGATAGTAGCAGTAACATTTATGTTGCGGATACGGGTAACAAGCGAATTCAGAAGCGTAACCCCGAAGGCACTTGGGTAGTGTGGGGTAATATGGGGAGTGGAAATGGGACTTTATCAAAACCTTCAGGTATTGCATTAGATAGCAAAGGCGACGTGTATGTGACAGATAAGTCTAACAACCAAGTCGTGAAGTTTGATTCGAACGGTACTTATGTTACAAAATGGGGGAGTATGGGCAAGGGGATTGGACAATTCACCAACCCTATAGGAATTGCCGTAGACAGAAATGGTAATGTATATGTAGTAGATAGTGGTAACCATCGTATTCAGAAGTTTGATTCAAATGGTGGATCCGGCACTGCATGGGGGAAGACTACGAGTAAGGGGCTTCCAGAGGCGGGTACGTCCAATGGGCAATTTTATAATCCTACAGGAATTGCTACAGATCATGCGAATAACATTTATGTAGCGGATTATGACAATAACCGAATCCAGGTGCTTGATTCAAGCGGCACTTATCTCACACAATGGGGGAGCGGAGATGACGGGGATGTTCGGTTTTTTGTTCCTAACGCAATCACAGTAGACAATAGTGGGGAATTGTATGTAATAGATGCGAGTGGAAAAACAGTTAGGAAATTTATTTTTAATAATAACACGATGGTAAGCGAATTAACGATTTCCGATGGAATGTTAAATCCGTCATTTACGTCTAGCTATACAGGTCCCTATGAGGCATCTGTAGCTGCAAGTGTATATGAATTAAAGGTCACTCCGACATTGTTAGATCCGATGGCGACAGTGAATGTAACTGTTGAATCAGGAAAAAGTGTTTCGAGCTCTGTATACAATAACGTAGCTTCCTACAACGTTCCTTTGGACACAGGTTCAAATCTAATTTCTGTTACCGTGACAGCAAGTGATAGAGTGACAAAGAAAAGCTATACGATAGATGTCACAAGAATCAGTAATAATGCGCTATTATCCGATCTGGCTATTGAAGAAGGAAAAGGCTTGTTATCACCGGCGTTCTTACCAACCGAGCCTAATTATTCGGTAGATGTGTCTAACACAATTGAAAATCTTCATTTTTCCTTTTCCAAGGCAGATTCAAAAGGAACGGTTACAGTTACAGGTGCGGTTTATCGTTCAGTAACGGATACGGTATATGCCTATGAAGCTACCGACTTAAACATCGGGCCTAATCAGATTCAGATTGTTGTGACAGCTCAGGATGGCACGGTTAATCCGTATAATCTCACAGTAAATCGTGCACCAGCACCAAGTAGTAATGCAGACTTGAGTGATCTGATATTGTCGAGCGGTGTGCTAAGTCCAGAATTCGCATCTGGGACTATAGCCTATACATCCAGTGTAGCTAATGCTGTGCAGAGCATAGCTATAACGGCGAATGTGTCCGATAGTAACGCGAAGATGACCGTGAACGGAAACGCGGTTATAAGTGGTCAACCGTATGGAGATATCGGTCTAAATGTGGGAAGTAATTTGATTACTATCGTAGTGACCGCACAGGACAACACGACGAAGACATACTTAGTTACTGTAGACCGTGCATCTTATCCTGGAACAGGCAGCGGCTCAATACCTAATGAGAAAGTGATCTCAACGAACGGTCAATTAACGCTTCCTACGGGTACGCCAGGTGAGGTTAGTCTGGGAGATGCAATCAAGCTCTCAATTCCTTCTAGTGTTGTAGATAAAGAATTGAAATTAACAATAGAAAAAGTGTTAGATTCACAAAAGCTACTAACGAATAAAGAGGTTTTGGCGAGTCCTGTATATGAGATTCTGAAGAACTCGTCGGAAAACTTCAGTAAACCGGTGACGCTGACTTTATCATTCGACCCTTCTAGCTTGAAGAGCAACCAATCGGTAGGTATTTTCTATTATGAGGAAGGAAAGAAAGAATGGAAGGGAGTCGCTGGCGGCGAGATTATAGGAAATTTTATTACTGCGAATGTTAGCCACGTTGGAAAATTTGTAGTACTCGTAGTTGATCAAGCCACAGGAATTCCAATACTGGACAAAACAACTGAACCAACAACTGAACCAACGACTGCACCAACGATCGAACCAACGATTGAAGTTAAGCTTAGCGATATTTCAGGACATTGGGCGGAGGCAGCTATTAAGCAAGCGGTCATTAGCGGCTTTGTCAAAGGATATCCCGATGGTACTTTTAAGCCTAGTAAGACTGTGACTCGTGCAGAATTCACTGTTATGCTGATGAATGCCCTGAAGCTACAAGGAGCGGGTCCAGAGCTAATCTTCACAGATACCGCGAAGATAGGAGCTTGGGCACAGAAGGCGGTCGCACAGGCGGTACAAGCAGGAATTATTAAAGGCTATAATGACGGAAGCTTCCGTCCAGATGCACAAATTACACGTGCAGAGATGGCATTAATAGTTGCAAAAGCTTTGGGCCAATCTATTAAAGCTATTGCCTCAACAAGCTTCGCAGATGACAAGGATATACCTGTATGGGCGAAAGACAGTGTTGCTGTTGTGAAGGAAGCAGGCATTGTGCAAGGAAAAGGGAATAATGAATTCGCCCCTCAGGAGCATGCCACAAGAGCTGAAGCTATAACAATTTTGCTCAATATGCTTGCTCAGATGAGTAAGTAA
- a CDS encoding lytic transglycosylase domain-containing protein codes for MTKRFKRKRVVLPLILIILGMLFVESDWLGRWIYPISYKEEIKQSATKYELDPLLIAAIIRVESNFKLDAVSRKGAIGIMQIMPATAEWILKQDDFGNMMASNAGKEANTGISLGSWYVKDLKRQFDGKLIVSLAAYNAGPGKVRQWLEKGVWNGEEQTLKDIPYGETRHYVQRVMYYYKKYQKVYGTL; via the coding sequence ATGACGAAAAGATTTAAGCGGAAAAGAGTGGTTTTGCCTCTAATTCTCATTATTCTTGGTATGCTCTTTGTGGAATCGGACTGGCTGGGACGCTGGATTTATCCGATTTCGTATAAGGAGGAGATCAAGCAAAGTGCAACGAAATATGAATTAGATCCTTTGTTAATTGCTGCTATTATAAGGGTGGAATCAAATTTTAAGCTAGATGCTGTTTCGCGCAAAGGGGCTATCGGCATTATGCAAATTATGCCAGCCACAGCGGAATGGATATTGAAGCAGGATGATTTCGGTAATATGATGGCTAGCAATGCCGGTAAGGAGGCAAATACCGGTATTAGTTTGGGGTCTTGGTATGTAAAGGATCTCAAACGCCAATTTGACGGTAAATTGATTGTTTCTCTCGCAGCATACAATGCAGGTCCTGGTAAAGTGCGGCAATGGCTGGAAAAAGGGGTCTGGAACGGTGAAGAACAAACTTTAAAGGATATTCCATACGGAGAGACTAGACATTACGTTCAACGTGTGATGTATTATTATAAGAAGTATCAGAAGGTTTATGGAACGCTGTAA
- the coaE gene encoding dephospho-CoA kinase (Dephospho-CoA kinase (CoaE) performs the final step in coenzyme A biosynthesis.), whose product MNIGLTGGIATGKSTVAKLLIKQGAILIDLDAIAREVVEPGQPALLAIAARFGQAVLQENGSLDRKKLGTIVFTNTAERKALEAITHPAIRAVMRDRMAYHAEKSSSKLVVVDVPLLYESGLESYFEQIMVVYVPRTEQLQRLIERDKLTTDEAQRRLDAQMDIEEKRLRADILIDNSGSLVSTEQQIERYWREKGLG is encoded by the coding sequence ATGAATATAGGTTTAACGGGCGGTATAGCTACAGGAAAAAGCACGGTTGCCAAGTTATTGATCAAGCAAGGCGCCATATTAATAGATCTGGATGCGATAGCCCGGGAGGTCGTTGAGCCCGGGCAGCCTGCTTTGCTTGCTATTGCGGCACGGTTCGGACAAGCCGTTCTACAAGAGAATGGGTCACTTGATCGCAAGAAGCTAGGTACAATCGTATTCACGAATACGGCTGAGCGTAAAGCGCTTGAAGCGATAACCCACCCGGCAATTCGAGCTGTGATGAGAGACAGAATGGCATATCATGCAGAAAAATCTTCTAGCAAGCTGGTTGTCGTGGATGTCCCTCTATTGTATGAGTCGGGGTTGGAGTCTTATTTTGAGCAGATTATGGTTGTATACGTTCCTAGAACGGAACAGCTTCAGCGCCTAATTGAGCGGGACAAGCTAACGACAGATGAAGCACAAAGGCGATTAGACGCACAGATGGATATAGAGGAAAAAAGACTTCGGGCTGATATTCTCATCGACAATAGTGGCAGTCTCGTAAGCACTGAGCAGCAAATCGAGCGCTATTGGCGAGAAAAGGGGCTTGGATGA
- a CDS encoding alpha/beta-type small acid-soluble spore protein — protein MASGQNNNSNTLLVPQANAGLNQLKYEVAQELGIAIPQDGYQGNMTTKENGSIGGYITRHLVQIAEQQLAGK, from the coding sequence ATGGCATCCGGACAAAACAACAACAGCAATACATTGCTCGTTCCCCAAGCAAACGCAGGTTTGAACCAACTGAAATACGAAGTAGCACAAGAGCTTGGTATCGCCATCCCACAAGATGGATATCAGGGGAACATGACTACTAAAGAAAACGGTTCTATCGGTGGATACATCACCCGCCATTTGGTACAAATTGCTGAGCAACAACTTGCTGGCAAATAA
- a CDS encoding LuxR C-terminal-related transcriptional regulator gives MIVSTKLLIPYVSNPLVARPRLMRKLNEGMKTKLTLVSAQAGYGKTTALSEWVKQSHTQMAWVSLDKQDNDWVQFWRYVIAAIQERIPGFGATIRFELEKGSSLPLRSIIAAFLNELNRLNSELVIILDDYHVIELPEIHDSLIYLLDHLPSHIHLYIASRTDLMFPTARLLAKGELHTIIMQDLRFQLDEGLVFFRETTDLLLSEEQVADLFHQTEGWISGLKLAAISLKRSVNIGESIQQFNGQQHHISDYLLEEVFHHQPEPIRDFLLETSILTRMNHSLCQAVTGQLNCQEQLERLEQLNLFVIPLDHNREWYRYHHLLSDFLQAILFRVYPDKWRQAHTRAAIWMENNGFDEEAVEHYLEAKQDADVVRLIEKNLNTLMQSKTIKLIRWVSALPENSFADKPMLELLYISLLLGVGKWEKAFSRVEHAEICFQALQGKITDVEWNQIMGNLYFFRTITTYLQKDLERTSEYLELVDRYMPEGSFFQTMGRNRYQGYDSFDDHLAFINDLHGANEFLMKWINIMSSKQDYPFFGSLCASYSKLLYEWNRLEEAEMCVGQVLGRQDIQPFARILMPIAISASRIQQAKGNPDQASKLLTELKLQIDSPDHSSFMLHIEAEQACLSLRQGNVQGARDWLQSCGLSHTDEVSLYHMAEYLSLARVLSAVERTEEAMYLLERLYLLLSKEDRLRDQIKVLILQSMTLQRAGQIETALGPIELALQLAEPQGYIRSFIDEGPLMAEILTAYLVSQQDKPLSISPSVSLAYVRKLLLELNVAPNEGLIPKEMLTEKEATVLLLIASGLSNKEIASDMNITGETVKSHIKNVYRKLKVSNRVQVIQRSKELNIL, from the coding sequence TTGATAGTAAGTACGAAGCTACTTATCCCTTATGTGAGCAACCCTTTGGTAGCCCGACCGAGGCTGATGCGTAAGCTTAATGAAGGGATGAAAACTAAGCTTACGCTTGTTTCCGCACAGGCTGGTTACGGGAAAACAACAGCATTAAGTGAATGGGTGAAGCAAAGCCATACGCAGATGGCATGGGTATCACTAGATAAGCAGGACAATGATTGGGTCCAGTTTTGGAGATATGTAATCGCTGCGATTCAAGAGAGAATTCCGGGCTTTGGTGCCACGATAAGATTCGAGCTTGAGAAGGGCTCTTCACTTCCTTTGAGGTCTATTATTGCAGCCTTCTTGAATGAGCTTAATCGATTAAATAGTGAGTTAGTTATCATACTCGATGATTACCACGTCATTGAGCTCCCCGAAATCCACGATTCATTAATTTATCTTCTTGATCATTTGCCTTCCCATATTCATCTATACATTGCAAGTCGCACTGATTTGATGTTCCCGACTGCGAGACTTCTGGCAAAAGGTGAATTACATACGATTATTATGCAGGATTTGCGTTTTCAGCTGGATGAAGGACTTGTCTTTTTTCGTGAAACGACCGATTTATTACTATCCGAAGAGCAAGTTGCTGATCTATTCCATCAAACTGAGGGCTGGATTAGTGGTTTAAAGCTGGCGGCGATTTCTCTTAAACGAAGTGTGAATATAGGCGAGTCCATTCAGCAATTCAATGGTCAGCAGCATCATATATCCGATTACTTGCTGGAAGAAGTATTTCATCATCAACCGGAGCCCATTCGCGATTTTTTATTGGAAACTTCTATTCTAACTCGAATGAATCATTCCTTATGCCAAGCCGTAACAGGACAGTTGAACTGTCAGGAACAACTAGAAAGGCTTGAGCAATTAAATTTGTTTGTTATCCCTTTAGATCATAATAGGGAGTGGTATAGATATCATCATTTGCTTTCTGATTTTCTACAAGCCATATTGTTCAGAGTATATCCGGATAAGTGGAGGCAGGCCCATACTCGAGCGGCAATTTGGATGGAGAATAATGGATTTGACGAAGAGGCAGTGGAGCATTATTTAGAGGCCAAACAGGATGCGGATGTCGTTCGGTTGATTGAGAAAAACTTGAACACTCTGATGCAATCGAAAACGATTAAGTTAATTAGATGGGTATCTGCTTTGCCAGAAAATTCTTTCGCGGATAAGCCGATGCTAGAATTGCTTTATATTTCTTTGTTGCTGGGTGTCGGAAAATGGGAAAAAGCTTTTAGTAGGGTAGAGCATGCCGAAATCTGCTTCCAAGCTCTGCAAGGGAAAATAACGGATGTAGAGTGGAATCAGATTATGGGAAATCTATACTTTTTCCGAACGATTACGACGTATTTGCAAAAAGATTTGGAGCGAACATCTGAATATCTCGAGTTAGTAGATAGATATATGCCCGAAGGCAGCTTCTTTCAAACGATGGGACGCAACAGATATCAAGGGTATGATTCGTTCGATGACCATCTGGCATTTATTAACGATCTTCATGGGGCTAATGAGTTCCTAATGAAATGGATTAATATTATGTCAAGTAAGCAGGATTATCCTTTTTTCGGAAGCTTGTGTGCTTCCTATAGTAAACTACTATACGAATGGAATCGGTTGGAAGAGGCAGAAATGTGTGTGGGGCAGGTGCTCGGACGGCAGGATATACAGCCCTTCGCGAGAATTCTGATGCCCATTGCCATAAGTGCTTCAAGAATTCAACAAGCTAAAGGAAATCCCGATCAGGCTTCCAAACTTCTCACAGAGCTGAAGCTCCAGATTGACTCCCCTGATCATTCTTCATTTATGTTACATATTGAAGCAGAGCAGGCTTGTTTATCGCTGCGGCAAGGCAACGTTCAAGGTGCACGGGATTGGCTGCAAAGCTGCGGTCTGTCGCATACGGATGAGGTTTCTCTCTACCATATGGCAGAATATCTTTCGTTAGCAAGGGTGCTTTCGGCGGTTGAACGTACAGAAGAAGCGATGTATTTGCTAGAAAGGTTATATCTGTTGTTGAGCAAGGAGGATCGTCTCCGTGATCAAATTAAGGTATTGATTTTGCAAAGTATGACGCTACAGCGTGCTGGTCAAATAGAGACTGCACTTGGTCCAATAGAGCTGGCCTTACAATTGGCAGAACCACAGGGTTATATACGTAGCTTTATTGACGAAGGTCCATTAATGGCGGAGATATTAACAGCGTATTTAGTAAGTCAGCAGGATAAGCCATTAAGCATTAGCCCATCGGTATCTTTGGCTTATGTGAGGAAATTGCTACTGGAACTGAATGTCGCTCCGAATGAAGGACTAATTCCTAAAGAAATGTTAACGGAGAAAGAAGCGACGGTCTTACTATTAATCGCAAGTGGATTATCGAACAAGGAAATTGCGAGTGATATGAATATCACCGGTGAAACTGTAAAGTCACATATTAAAAATGTGTATAGGAAGCTTAAAGTGAGCAATCGTGTACAAGTGATACAACGCAGCAAAGAGTTGAATATCCTCTAA
- the ytaF gene encoding sporulation membrane protein YtaF encodes MMAPVASLVLLSFAVSLDGFGVGITYGVRKIKIPVSSILIISACSGLIILLSMMVGVALTGWMSPDGASAVGAVILIGIGTVALIQFIRNGGRDEAKQSTAQDVASEEVIVIGNEPAPVLKMELKVFGFIIQILRTPSAADMDLSGTISAGEAFFLGTALSLDAFGAGIGAALVGFPPLLTAILIAAASGLFLWSGTRVGFWVSGWRWVRQLSMLPGIILIVMGIFKLLV; translated from the coding sequence ATGATGGCACCTGTCGCTTCGCTCGTATTACTTTCATTTGCAGTTAGTTTAGACGGCTTTGGTGTCGGTATTACGTATGGAGTTAGAAAAATTAAAATTCCAGTGTCGTCCATTCTTATTATATCGGCCTGCTCGGGTTTAATTATTTTGTTGTCGATGATGGTTGGTGTTGCGTTAACGGGCTGGATGTCTCCTGATGGGGCTTCTGCAGTTGGAGCGGTAATTCTAATCGGAATTGGCACAGTAGCTCTCATACAGTTTATCCGCAATGGAGGACGAGACGAGGCTAAGCAGTCAACTGCTCAAGATGTAGCTAGTGAAGAAGTCATAGTCATTGGGAATGAACCGGCTCCTGTTCTGAAGATGGAGCTTAAAGTGTTTGGATTCATTATTCAAATATTACGAACACCTTCGGCAGCAGATATGGATTTATCCGGTACGATAAGTGCGGGGGAAGCTTTTTTTCTTGGGACAGCTTTGTCTCTTGATGCTTTCGGAGCGGGAATAGGGGCTGCATTGGTAGGATTTCCACCATTACTTACGGCCATACTGATTGCAGCAGCTAGTGGTTTATTTCTCTGGTCAGGTACACGAGTAGGCTTCTGGGTATCAGGCTGGCGTTGGGTAAGACAGCTATCAATGCTACCGGGTATTATTCTAATCGTTATGGGAATATTCAAATTGTTAGTATAA
- the nrdR gene encoding transcriptional regulator NrdR: protein MKCPYCDYSGTKVLDSRPANDNKSIRRRRECEKCSRRFTTFETVEETPLIVIKKDGSREEFSRDKVLRGLLRACEKRPVSVGQLEVIVSDVEREVRNTAQAEVESRIIGELLMEHIYTVDEVAYVRFASVYRHFKDINMFLKELNGLMNKHGI, encoded by the coding sequence ATGAAATGTCCATATTGTGATTACAGTGGAACGAAGGTTTTAGATTCACGCCCGGCTAATGACAACAAGTCGATCCGCCGTCGCCGGGAATGTGAGAAGTGCAGCCGCAGATTTACTACGTTTGAGACTGTTGAGGAAACTCCGCTTATTGTCATTAAGAAGGATGGTAGCCGTGAGGAGTTTAGTCGGGACAAGGTATTGCGCGGATTGTTACGTGCATGTGAGAAGCGTCCAGTATCGGTAGGCCAGCTGGAGGTCATTGTCTCGGATGTGGAGCGGGAAGTCCGCAATACCGCTCAGGCAGAGGTAGAGAGCCGTATCATTGGCGAGCTATTGATGGAGCATATTTATACAGTTGATGAGGTGGCCTATGTCCGCTTTGCTTCGGTATATCGGCATTTCAAAGACATCAACATGTTCCTTAAGGAATTAAATGGGCTTATGAATAAGCACGGGATTTGA